Proteins encoded in a region of the Equus asinus isolate D_3611 breed Donkey chromosome X, EquAss-T2T_v2, whole genome shotgun sequence genome:
- the MID1IP1 gene encoding mid1-interacting protein 1: MMQICDTYNQKHSLFNAMNRFIGAVNNMDQTVMVPSLLRDVPLAEPGLDNDVSVEVGGSGGCLEERTPPAPSPGSANGSFFAPSRDMYSHYMLLKSIRNDIEWGVLHQPPPAGSEEGSTWKSKDILVDLSHLEGADTGEEDLEQQFHYHLRGLHTVLSKLTRKANILTNRYKQEIGFSNWGH; encoded by the coding sequence ATGATGCAAATCTGCGACACCTACAACCAGAAGCACTCGCTCTTTAACGCCATGAACCGCTTCATCGGTGCCGTGAACAACATGGACCAGACGGTGATGGTGCCCAGCCTGCTGCGCGACGTGCCCCTGGCCGAGCCCGGGCTGGATAACGACGTCAGCGTGGAGGTAGGCGGCAGTGGCGGCTGCCTGGAGGAGCGCACGCCCCCGGCCCCCAGTCCCGGCAGCGCCAATGGCAGCTTTTTCGCGCCCTCCCGGGACATGTACAGCCACTACATGCTGCTCAAGTCCATCCGCAACGACATCGAGTGGGGGGTCCTTCACCAGCCGCCGCCGGCGGGGAGCGAGGAGGGCAGCACCTGGAAGTCCAAGGACATCCTGGTGGACCTGAGCCACCTGGAGGGCGCGGACACCGGCGAGGAGGACCTGGAACAGCAGTTCCACTACCACCTGCGCGGGCTGCACACTGTGCTCTCCAAACTCACGCGCAAAGCCAACATCCTCACTAACAGATACAAGCAGGAGATCGGCTTCAGCAATTGGGGCCACTGA